The Psychrilyobacter piezotolerans genome contains the following window.
CTGCTATCATTCCTTTAACTTGGAGAGAACGTATTTTTAAAATTTATGGAAAAGATCCATTGATTTGTCCTAATTGTTTTACCGAAATGAAGCTAACTTCTTTTCATCATAAAAAATATGGAGATTTACATTATTCTTAAATTTTTACAACTTAATATTTTCGAAGAAGCTTATTTTCTAAGCCCCTTTTTATATACATTTTTTTATTCATTTATTTCCTAAAAGTAATTTTTCCTCTAAAAATTCTTTACCATCCAACTAAATTTCTTCTTTTTTACAAATATTCAAATTTATAATTTCCTAGATAATAAAAAAAGGAAAGATGCCGTGGCACCTTTCCTTTTATTTTAAATCTATCTATTTTCTACCATTCCTATCTTAGTCAAAGCTGATTGCAGAGCTTTTTGCGTTACCGCAATATCTCTGTCCTCTTTTAACTTAGCTAACTTTTGTTTAGCTAATTCTGCTTCTTTTCTAGCTACTTCCACATCAATATCCTTGATATTGATAGCTTCATCAGCCAGGACTAAAGTTCTATCTTTGGAGATCTCCAAAAAACCACCGGCTACAAAGAATTTCTCCTCAGTACCTTCAGAATTTATCTTCATCTCTCCTACAGCTAATTCTGCAACTAAAGGAGCATGTTTTGCTAATATACCCATGTCACCCTCAGAAGTTCTCAAAATTACCCTTTCAACTTCCATTTCTAATACTTTTTTCAGAGGAGTTATAACTTCTAATTTAAAAGTCGCCATATCTTATTCCCCCTTCATTACGTCTCTTCCCTTTGCGATAGCTTCTTCTATACTACCTACATATAGGAAAGCTTGCTCAGGTAAGTCATCATGTACTCCATCCAAGATCTCTTTAAATCCTTTAATAGTATCTTTTACAGGTACATATTTACCGGACATTCCAGTAAATTGCTCTGCAACAGCAAATGGTTGAGAGAAGAATCTTTCGATCTTTCTAGCTCTACTTACCGCTAATTTATCTTCATCAGATAATTCATCCATTCCTAAGATTGCGATGATATCCTGAAGTTCTTTATATCTTTGTAATACTTCTTGTACATCTCTAGCTACTTTATAGTGTTCATGACCTACAACTTGCGGATCAAGTACTCTAGATGTAGAATCTAGCGGGTCTACCGCCGGGTAGATTCCTAACGATGCGATTCTTCTAGATAAAACTGTTGTTGCATCTAGATGGGCAAATGTTGTTGCTGGAGCCGGGTCAGTAAGGTCATCGGCAGGTACGTATACCGCTTGAACCGAAGTGATAGATCCAGTTTTTGTAGATGTGATTCTCTCTTGAAGAGATCCCATCTCACTTGCTAAGTTTGGCTGGTATCCAACTGCTGAAGGCATTCTTCCTAATAGCGCTGATACCTCTGATCCTGCTTGAGTAAATCTAAAGATATTATCGATAAAGAATAATACATCTTGACCTTCCTTATCTCTAAAATGCTCAGCTACTGTAAGACCAGTTAATGCAACCCTTTGTCTTGCACCAGGCGGTTCGTTCATTTGACCATAAACTAATGAAGTTTTATCTAAAACTCCTGATTCAGTCATTTCATCAAATAAGTCTCTACCTTCTCTTGTTCTTTCTCCTACTCCTGCGAATACAGAAAGTCCTCCATGTCCCTTGGCAATGTTATTGATAAGTTCCATGATAAGTACAGTTTTTCCTACTCCTGCTCCTCCAAATAGACCGATTTTTCCACCTTTTAAGTATGGTGCCAATAAGTCTACTACTTTGATTCCAGTCTCAAGAATTTCTACCCCTGTTCCTTGATCCTCAAAGTTTGGTGCATCTCTATGTATAGGAGCTGTCTCTTCAGCACTTACTTCTCCTGCTTCATCGATTGGCTCGCCTAATACGTTTAAGATTCTACCTAATACTGCTCTTCCTACTGGAATAGTTATAGCTGCTCCAGTATCTGTTACCTTCATTCCCCTTTGTAAACCATCTGTTCCATCCATTGCAACGGCTCTTACAACATTATTTCCTAAATGCTGTTGAACTTCTGCAACTAGAGTCTTACCATCTTCTAACTCTATCTTGATAGCGTTATAGATTTTTGGTAAATCTCCTGGGAACTTTACGTCTACTACAGGTCCTATTATCTGTATAAGAGTTCCTTTATTTTCCAAAGTTCTCCTCCTCTTTTATTATTATTGCTGTGCCAGTGATCCACTTACGATTTCCGCAATTTCTTGTGTTATGGCAGCTTGTCTAGCTCTGTTAAATTGCAGAGTTAAACTTCCTACTAATTCATCGGCATTGTCTGTTGCATTTTTCATGGCAGTTTTTCTAGCTGCATGCTCACTTGCTGTATTATCTAATATAGCTTGATATAATACTATATTTAGATATTTAGGCAACAATGTCGATAATATATATTCTGCTGATGGTTCAAAGATGTACGGCTCATTGGATTCACTCTCTACTTTTTCAATAGGAATAAGTCTTTTTGTCGTAAGATCCGAACTTACAGCTGAAACAAATTTTGAATAAATGATATATACTTCATCAAATATATCTTCCAAATAAAAATCAACGATATTTTCACTGATTTCTTTTGCTTTTTCAAACATACTTTCTGGAATTAATTGGATATATTCACCCTTCAAATCATAATCTCTTTTTTTACAATAATCTCTACCTTTTTTACCCACGGCAATTATTGAAACTTTCTTATCTGGATT
Protein-coding sequences here:
- the atpC gene encoding ATP synthase F1 subunit epsilon, giving the protein MATFKLEVITPLKKVLEMEVERVILRTSEGDMGILAKHAPLVAELAVGEMKINSEGTEEKFFVAGGFLEISKDRTLVLADEAINIKDIDVEVARKEAELAKQKLAKLKEDRDIAVTQKALQSALTKIGMVENR
- the atpD gene encoding F0F1 ATP synthase subunit beta, producing MENKGTLIQIIGPVVDVKFPGDLPKIYNAIKIELEDGKTLVAEVQQHLGNNVVRAVAMDGTDGLQRGMKVTDTGAAITIPVGRAVLGRILNVLGEPIDEAGEVSAEETAPIHRDAPNFEDQGTGVEILETGIKVVDLLAPYLKGGKIGLFGGAGVGKTVLIMELINNIAKGHGGLSVFAGVGERTREGRDLFDEMTESGVLDKTSLVYGQMNEPPGARQRVALTGLTVAEHFRDKEGQDVLFFIDNIFRFTQAGSEVSALLGRMPSAVGYQPNLASEMGSLQERITSTKTGSITSVQAVYVPADDLTDPAPATTFAHLDATTVLSRRIASLGIYPAVDPLDSTSRVLDPQVVGHEHYKVARDVQEVLQRYKELQDIIAILGMDELSDEDKLAVSRARKIERFFSQPFAVAEQFTGMSGKYVPVKDTIKGFKEILDGVHDDLPEQAFLYVGSIEEAIAKGRDVMKGE
- the atpG gene encoding ATP synthase F1 subunit gamma, with amino-acid sequence MAANIKEIKSRIKGVQSTHKITKAMEVVSSTKFKRYSKLVGESRPYSEAMDGILRNIATGIKNEKNSLFDGKAEVKKIGVVLMTSDRGLCGGFNSQANKALERLKAENPDKKVSIIAVGKKGRDYCKKRDYDLKGEYIQLIPESMFEKAKEISENIVDFYLEDIFDEVYIIYSKFVSAVSSDLTTKRLIPIEKVESESNEPYIFEPSAEYILSTLLPKYLNIVLYQAILDNTASEHAARKTAMKNATDNADELVGSLTLQFNRARQAAITQEIAEIVSGSLAQQ